One window of Pyrus communis chromosome 12, drPyrComm1.1, whole genome shotgun sequence genomic DNA carries:
- the LOC137711288 gene encoding uncharacterized protein — translation MSPLQMKWYLWCCILAGHVCISALSLTSGQYRSARAVSKDWLHNLSSDIIDGFQRSTSTYKIPMPSSPLKDKVSCEDLEGVGSFNTTCLLNSNSYLSSDLYIRGTGNLEILPHVSIVCPIEGCMITFNMSGNVKIGHSAEIVAGSVVFSAANLTMEYNSYINTTSLGGLPPSQTSGTPVGYDGGGGGHGGRGASCLKNNQTSYWGGDVYTWSTLSEPWSYGSKGGGTSTKIPFGGNGGGRVKLLVKDMVYINGSVTAEGGDGGTTGGGGSGGSIFVHAVKLKGYGTVSAAGGRGLGGGGGGRISLDCYSIQEDVTVTVHGGLSIGCPGNAGAAGTYFNADLLSLRVGNDNITTETETPLLDFPTRPLWSHVFVENNAKVLVPLLWTRVQVRGQISLYCGGSIIFGLSEYPISEFELVAEELLMSDSIIKVFGAFRVSVKMLLMWNSKIQIDGGGNTIVTASVLEVRNLIVLRHNSIISSNTNLGVYGQGLLKLTGHGDAIKAQRLSLSLFYNITVGAGSLLQAPLDDDASRNVVTKSLCESQTCPLDLITPPDDCHVNYTLSFSLQICRVEDLLVDGIVKGSVIHIHRARTIIVNNNGLITASELGCSKGIGSGNYSNGTGSGAGHGGRGGSGYFNGRVCNGGNEYGNADLPCELGSGAEGPNPSYGNVVGGGMIVMGSIQWPLLRLDVFGTLSADGQSFDKAAIKGNGSSIGGLGGGSGGTILIFLQELRLLTQSSSLSVAGGKGGPLGGGGGGGGRVHFHWSKIDVGDEYVPVASISGSINSSGGAGDDGGCHGNDGTITGKKCPKGLYGTFCKECPVGSFKNVDGSDSHLCTPCSVDLLPSRSEFIYVRGGVTQPSCPYKCVSDKYRMPKCYTPLEELLYTFGGPWPFAILLSCILGILALLLSTLRIKFVGTCSYQRGGSIEQHSHHQLPYLLSLSEVRGTRVEETQSHVHRMYFMGPNTFREPWHLPYSPPSAVIEIVYEDAFNRFIDEINSVAAYDWWEGSVHSILSVLAYPCSWSWKQWRQRNKVHRLQEYVKSEYDHSCLRSCRSRALYKGMKVGATPDLMVAYIDFFLGGDEKRLDMVSIIQKRFPMCIIFGGDGSYMSPYNLHNDTLLTNLLGQHVPETVWNHLVAGLNAQLRMVRQGSIRSHLIPVINWINSHANPQLAFHGVKVELGWFQATATGYYQLGILVVVGDYPLQSVHQSDMGDRNGNELPRSNVACTRKCLKQMQQSWPLVGHALSVKRITGGINGGLINHTTLKSLDYKRDFLFPLSLLLHNTRPVGRQDTLLLLISFMLLADLSVTLLMLLQFYWISLGAFLAVLLILPLSLLSPFLAGLNALFSKELRRASLARVYALWNATSLSNVVVALMCGIFYYGFSFFRPPGKSDTWNTRRDDDKWWLLPTILLLLKLIQARFVDWHIANLEIEDPSVYIPDPDAFWAQESGP, via the exons ATGTCTCCTTTACAAATGAAATGGTACCTTTGGTGTTGCATTCTGGCGGGGCATGTTTGCATATCTGCCCTTTCTCTTACTTCAGGGCAGTACAGAAGTGCAAGAGCTGTTTCAAAAGACTGGTTGCATAATCTCAGCTCAGATATAATAGATGGTTTTCAAAGAAGCACCTCAACTTACAAGATCCCAATGCCATCATCCCCGTTGAAAGATAAAGTATCTTGTGAGGACCTGGAGGGTGTTGGATCATTCAATACTACATGCTTGCTAAACTCAAACTCGTATTTAAGTTCTGACCTTTACATTCGTGGGACTGGAAACTTGGAGATTCTCCCTCATGTATCAATTGTGTGTCCAATAGAAGGCTGCATGATTACATTTAATATGTCAGGAAATGTTAAAATTGGTCACTCTGCAGAAATAGTTGCTGGTTCTGTAGTTTTTTCGGCTGCAAATCTGACTATGGAATACAACTCTTATATTAATACAACATCTTTGGGTGGATTGCCGCCTTCTCAAACTAGTGGGACTCCAGTGGGCTATGATGGAGGTGGTGGAGGGCATGGTGGCAGAGGTGCTTCTTGCTTGAAAAATAATCAGACAAGTTACTGGGGTGGTGATGTTTATACTTGGTCAACATTGTCTGAGCCATGGAGTTATGGGAGCAAGGGTGGTGGTACATCTACTAAAATTCCATTTGGAGGGAATGGTGGAGGACGTGTCAAGCTTCTAGTCAAGGATATGGTATATATAAATGGGTCTGTAACTGCAGAAGGAGGGGACGGAGGGACTACTGGTGGAGGAGGATCTGGTGGAAGTATTTTTGTACATGCTGTAAAGTT GAAGGGATATGGTACTGTAAGTGCTGCTGGCGGAAGAGGATtgggtggaggtggtggtggaagAATCTCACTTGATTGCTACAGCATACAAGAAGATGTAACAGTCACTGTGCATG GTGGTTTGAGTATTGGGTGTCCTGGGAATGCAGGAGCAGCTGGCACATACTTTAATGCAGATTTACTTAGTTTAAGAGTTGGAAATGACAATATCACAACAGAAACTGAAACCCCTTTGCTCGATTTTCCTACCAGACCGTTATGGTCGCATGTTTTTGTGGAGAATAATGCAAAAGTGTTGGTTCCACTTCTTTGGACCAGAGTTCAG GTGAGAGGCCAAATCAGTCTATACTGTGGAGGCAGCATCATCTTTGGACTGTCTGAGTATCCAATTTCAGAATTTGAGCTTGTTGCAGAAGAACTTCTGATGAGTGATTCCATCATAAAG GTTTTTGGTGCATTTAGAGTTTCTGTCAAGATGTTACTCATGTGGAACTCCAAAATTCAAATAGATGGTGGTGGAAATACCATTGTTACTGCTTCCGTTCTTGAAGTCAGGAATCTGATtgttctgagg CATAACTCTATCATCAGTTCAAATACAAACTTGGGTGTATATGGTCAGGGACTACTGAAGTTGACTGGCCATGGTGATGCAATAAAAGCCCAGCGACTCTCCTTGTCTCTCTTTTATAACATAACA GTTGGTGCTGGTTCTTTACTTCAGGCTCCATTGGATGATGATGCTAGCAGAAATGT GGTAACAAAATCCCTGTGTGAGAGTCAAACATGCCCGTTGGATTTGATTACTCCACCAGATGATTGCCATGTTAATTATACGCTTTCCTTTTCACTTCAA ATATGTCGTGTTGAGGATCTTCTTGTAGATGGCATTGTGAAGGGAAGTGTTATTCACATCCACAGGGCAAGGACTATTATTGTTAATAATAATGGCCTGATCACTGCATCAGAACTAG GTTGCAGTAAAGGTATTGGAAGTGGAAACTATTCAAATGGAACTGGTAGTGGTGCTGGACATGGGGGAAGAGGGGGCTCTGGATATTTTAATGGGAGGGTATGCAATGGTGGTAATGAATATGGCAATGCAGATCTCCCATGTGAATTGGGGAGTGGAGCTGAGGGTCCGAATCCGTCGTATGGGAATGTGGTTGGAGGGGGAATGATTG TCATGGGGTCCATCCAGTGGCCACTCTTAAGGCTTGATGTCTTTGGAACTTTGAGTGCTGATGGTCAAAGCTTTGATAAAGCGGCTATAAAGGGTAATGGTTCTTCGATTGGCGGACTTGGTGGAGGCTCAGGAGGGACAATCCTTATTTTCCTTCAGGAGCTTAGATTACTTACACAGAGTTCATCTTTATCCGTTGCTGGGGGCAAAGGTGGTCCGCtgggtggaggtggaggtgggggTGGAAGAGTTCATTTTCATTGGTCTAAGATAGATGTTGGGGATGAATATGTTCCGGTTGCTAGTATCAGTGGCTCCATTAACAGCAG TGGAGGTGCTGGGGATGATGGAGGTTGTCATGGAAATGATGGCACTATCACTGGAAAAAAATGCCCTAAGGGCCTATACGGCACCTTCTGCAAG GAATGTCCTGTTGGCTCATTCAAAAATGTTGATGGCTCCGATTCACATCTTTGTACTCCCTgttctgttgatcttcttcccAGTCGTTCTGAGTTTATCTATGTGCGAG GTGGGGTGACTCAGCCATCATGTCCCTATAAATGTGTATCAGACAAGTATAGGATGCCAAAATGCTATACACCTCTTGAGGAGCTTTTGTATACCTTTGGGGGTCCCTGGCCTTTTGCAATTTTACTGTCATGCATTTTGGGGATTCTTGCTCTGTTGTTAAGTACATTGAGAATCAAATTTGTTGGAACCTGTTCTTACCAGAGGGGTGGTTCAATTGAACAGCACAGTCATCATCAATTACCCTATCTTCTTTCCCTATCTGAG GTGCGGGGAACCAGAGTTGAAGAAACTCAAAGCCATGTTCATCGGATGTACTTTATGGGTCCAAATACTTTCAGAGAACCATGGCATCTTCCATACTCTCCACCTAGTGCGGTCATTGAAATTGT GTACGAAGATGCATTTAACAGATTTATTGATGAGATCAATTCTGTTGCTGCATATGATTGGTGGGAAGGGTCTGTGCATAGTATACTTTCAGTTCTTGCATATCCTTGTTCCTGGTCCTGGAAACAGTGGCGGCAAAGAAATAAGGTTCACCGCCTTCAGGAATATGTGAAGTCAGAATATGACCATTCATGCCTTCGGTCTTGCAGATCACGAGCCTTGTACAAAGGGATGAAG GTTGGAGCAACACCAGACTTAATGGTAGCATATATTGATTTTTTCCTCGGTGGTGATGAGAAGCGTCTAGATATGGTATCAATCATACAGAAAAGGTTTCCCATGTGCATAATTTTTGGTGGTGATGGCAGCTATATGTCACCTTATAATCTTCACAATGATACGTTGTTGACCAACCTCCTTGGTCAG CATGTTCCAGAAACTGTTTGGAATCATTTGGTGGCTGGTTTGAATGCCCAGTTGAGGATGGTGAGGCAAGGATCTATTCGTTCTCACCTGATTCCTGTGATTAATTGGATAAACAGCCATGCAAACCCTCAACTTGCATTTCATGGGGTTAAAGTTGAACTTGGATGGTTTCAAGCAACAGCTACTGGTTATTATCAGCTGGGCATATTGGTAGTCGTTGGGGATTATCCTCTTCAAAGTGTGCACCAGTCTGATATGGGGGATAGAAATGGTAACGAGCTACCAAG GTCTAATGTTGCATGTACAAGAAAATGTCTTAAGCAGATGCAGCAAAGTTGGCCGTTGGTAGGTCATGCATTATCTGTTAAAAGGATAACTGGAGGAATTAATGGAGGTCTTATAAATCATACTACCTTGAAATCTTTGGATTATAAAAGGGACTTCCTGTTTCCACTTTCTCTCTTACTGCACAACACAAGACCTGTTGGTCGTCAG GACACCCTGTTGCTGCTGATAAGTTTCATGCTTTTAGCAGACCTTTCTGTCACTCTTCTTATGTTGCTTCAGTTCTACTGGATATCTCTGGGGGCTTTCCTTGCTGTATTGCTTATACTACCTCTATCCTTGCTTTCTCCCTTCCTCGCTGGATTAAATGCTTTATTCAGCAAGGAACTTAGAAGA